A genomic window from Hyla sarda isolate aHylSar1 chromosome 10, aHylSar1.hap1, whole genome shotgun sequence includes:
- the LOC130294079 gene encoding cyclin-dependent kinase inhibitor 1B-like isoform X4, giving the protein MGMGAGGRGVCRSLFGPIDHDELRSELKRQLKEIQASDCQRWNFDFESGTPLKGTFCWEPLESKEMPGLYRESRLCPASATPVSRQTSPRLPVPPADTREESPAETVQQNKECAKENADKAVKKCQGVKGPSKTSAHSTPSLLRKRETSTSITDYFPKRKRTQAPKTDNLKVAHHPLCTLEQTPRKKIR; this is encoded by the exons ATGGGCATGGGTGCTGGTGGAAGGGGAGTTTGCAGGAGTTTGTTTGGCCCCATCGACCACGACGAGCTGAGATCCGAGCTGAAGAGACAACTCAAGGAGATCCAAGCATCTGACTGTCAAAGATGGAACTTTGATTTCGAGTCTGGGACACCACTCAAGGGGACTTTCTGTTGGGAGCCTTTGGAAAGCAAGGAGATGCCAGGCTTATATAGGGAGAGCAGACTGTGCCCTGCCAGTGCCACCCCAGTATCCAGGCAAACAAGCCCTAGACTACCTGTGCCACCAGCAGATACCAGAGAGGAGTCACCGGCAGAGACTGTCCAGCAGAATAAGGAGTGCGCAAAAGAGAACGCAGACAAGGCTGTCAAGAAATGCCAAGGAGTTAAAGGACCCTCTAAGACCTCCGCACACTCTACTCCATCCCTCCTCAGGAAGAGGGAGACCAGCACTTCCATAACTG ACTACTTCCCCAAGAGGAAGAGAACACAAGCCCCCAAGACTGACAACCTAAAGGTTGCCCACCACCCTCTTTGCACTTTGGAGCAGACCCCTAGGAAGAAGATCCGATGA
- the LOC130294079 gene encoding cyclin-dependent kinase inhibitor 1B-like isoform X2, with protein sequence MANIALQEDSVPALLLPRMGMGAGGRGVCRSLFGPIDHDELRSELKRQLKEIQASDCQRWNFDFESGTPLKGTFCWEPLESKEMPGLYRESRLCPASATPVSRQTSPRLPVPPADTREESPAETVQQNKECAKENADKAVKKCQGVKGPSKTSAHSTPSLLRKRETSTSITDYFPKRKRTQAPKTDNLKVAHHPLCTLEQTPRKKIR encoded by the exons ATGGCCAACATTGCTCTGCAGGAGGACAGCGTGCCAGCCTTACTGCTGCCCAGGATGGGCATGGGTGCTGGTGGAAGGGGAGTTTGCAGGAGTTTGTTTGGCCCCATCGACCACGACGAGCTGAGATCCGAGCTGAAGAGACAACTCAAGGAGATCCAAGCATCTGACTGTCAAAGATGGAACTTTGATTTCGAGTCTGGGACACCACTCAAGGGGACTTTCTGTTGGGAGCCTTTGGAAAGCAAGGAGATGCCAGGCTTATATAGGGAGAGCAGACTGTGCCCTGCCAGTGCCACCCCAGTATCCAGGCAAACAAGCCCTAGACTACCTGTGCCACCAGCAGATACCAGAGAGGAGTCACCGGCAGAGACTGTCCAGCAGAATAAGGAGTGCGCAAAAGAGAACGCAGACAAGGCTGTCAAGAAATGCCAAGGAGTTAAAGGACCCTCTAAGACCTCCGCACACTCTACTCCATCCCTCCTCAGGAAGAGGGAGACCAGCACTTCCATAACTG ACTACTTCCCCAAGAGGAAGAGAACACAAGCCCCCAAGACTGACAACCTAAAGGTTGCCCACCACCCTCTTTGCACTTTGGAGCAGACCCCTAGGAAGAAGATCCGATGA
- the LOC130294079 gene encoding cyclin-dependent kinase inhibitor 1B-like isoform X3, giving the protein MNSSQEDSVPALLLPRMGMGAGGRGVCRSLFGPIDHDELRSELKRQLKEIQASDCQRWNFDFESGTPLKGTFCWEPLESKEMPGLYRESRLCPASATPVSRQTSPRLPVPPADTREESPAETVQQNKECAKENADKAVKKCQGVKGPSKTSAHSTPSLLRKRETSTSITDYFPKRKRTQAPKTDNLKVAHHPLCTLEQTPRKKIR; this is encoded by the exons GAGGACAGCGTGCCAGCCTTACTGCTGCCCAGGATGGGCATGGGTGCTGGTGGAAGGGGAGTTTGCAGGAGTTTGTTTGGCCCCATCGACCACGACGAGCTGAGATCCGAGCTGAAGAGACAACTCAAGGAGATCCAAGCATCTGACTGTCAAAGATGGAACTTTGATTTCGAGTCTGGGACACCACTCAAGGGGACTTTCTGTTGGGAGCCTTTGGAAAGCAAGGAGATGCCAGGCTTATATAGGGAGAGCAGACTGTGCCCTGCCAGTGCCACCCCAGTATCCAGGCAAACAAGCCCTAGACTACCTGTGCCACCAGCAGATACCAGAGAGGAGTCACCGGCAGAGACTGTCCAGCAGAATAAGGAGTGCGCAAAAGAGAACGCAGACAAGGCTGTCAAGAAATGCCAAGGAGTTAAAGGACCCTCTAAGACCTCCGCACACTCTACTCCATCCCTCCTCAGGAAGAGGGAGACCAGCACTTCCATAACTG ACTACTTCCCCAAGAGGAAGAGAACACAAGCCCCCAAGACTGACAACCTAAAGGTTGCCCACCACCCTCTTTGCACTTTGGAGCAGACCCCTAGGAAGAAGATCCGATGA